CAAACGAGCGGCTTCTTTCATGAACGAGCGGACGCCTTCTGCGGTGTCATGGTCCGTCAGAGCCATGACACGAATCCCCGACGCGCAGCCAAGTCGCGCCAGTCGAATCGGCGACTCAGTCCCGTCAGAACAGTTGCTGTGACAGTGAAGATCAATTCTCATCGCTCAGGCCCCCATCCTTCAAAAGCCAACCGGCTGCCTGAAAGAGTCAGGATCTCTACGCCCTCGTCGCTTACGACCGCCACGCTGGCCGGATCCCGCCCTTTTGGCAGAGCCGCTGAACCGGGATTAAGGAAGATCGTCCCGCGCTCGCGAATAATGGACGCCACGTGAGTATGTCCGGTAATCGCCAAGTTGGCTCGAAGGGCAAGCGACCTCGCGCGGAAATCGGTGAAGTCGTCGCCGTGCGCCGCTGTGATGACTCGGCCATGCCACCTCATCTGCAAAAACGGCTGAACCGGCCAGCCGATCAGGCGCGACAAAACCGAGCTGTCCGTGTTGCCCCGAACAACTCGAAGGAGTATAGGCGAGCTCCGCAGAGCGGCCGCCAAAGGGTCGTCCGCCGACGAGAGGACGTCGCCGGCGTGAATGAGCTGCTCAACTGCCCCGAAGACGTCCAGCGCCCTGCGCCACGCGCTAAGGTCCCCATGAGTATCAGAGATGACTCCCAAGCACATGAACATCACTTCCTTATGAGGCTGGCGTCGCTTGTATCGCTTTGTAAACTATAACACAGAAAGCTCCCTTCGCCTGACGGCAAAGAGGACGGTTTTTCGGCAAAAGCCCCGGCCGAAGCGTCATTCAGGGGACAAGCGCAGCATATAAAAGAAGGGG
This is a stretch of genomic DNA from Jonquetella anthropi DSM 22815. It encodes these proteins:
- a CDS encoding YfcE family phosphodiesterase gives rise to the protein MCLGVISDTHGDLSAWRRALDVFGAVEQLIHAGDVLSSADDPLAAALRSSPILLRVVRGNTDSSVLSRLIGWPVQPFLQMRWHGRVITAAHGDDFTDFRARSLALRANLAITGHTHVASIIRERGTIFLNPGSAALPKGRDPASVAVVSDEGVEILTLSGSRLAFEGWGPER